ACCTTATCTCCAGGAGAAATACGTATGTAATGCATACGCATTTTTCCAGAAATATGACCTAAAACGACATGATCGTTTTCAAGTTTAACTTTAAAAGTTGCGTTGGGCAGGGTTTCAAGGATTTCACCCTGCATTTGTATGGTATCTTCTTTAGCCATAATACTTAACGACGTGATGATAATGATTTCATCGCAGAACGCTTCATTAGATGTTCATACTGACTACTCATCACATAAGAAGCAATTTGCGTTTTAAAATCCATGGTCACCACCACCAGAATAAGTAGTGAGGTGCCACCTAGGTAGAAAGGTACATTCATCGCAGAAGTTAATACTTCCGGAATCAGGCACACGATAGCTATATAAATTGCGCCCCAGAAGGTTAAACGCAATACAACTTTCTCCAGATAACGACTGGTTTGTTCACCAGGGCGAATACCCGGCACGAAAGCACCACTTTTCTTCAGATTTTCTGCCATTTCTCTTGGACTGAATACCAACGCCGTATAGAAATAACAAAAGAAGATAATAGTAGCTGCAAATAGCAAAATATAAACAGGCTGACCATGCTGCAAAAGTGTGGCCAGTTTCTGCAACCATCCATCTTGATTAGCTGAACCAAACCAGCTTAATAGAGTAGAGGGAAACAGAATAATACTAGACGCAAAAATTGGCGGTATCACGCCGGCCATATTCAATTTAAATGGCAAATGTGAATTCTGAGCCTGCATAATGCGATTACCTACTTGCCGCTTAGCATATTGCACCGGTACTTTACGTTGTGCACTTTCGATGTATACAACAGCATAAATCAAAGCTAATGCCCCAACAATCAGTGCAACAGCCATCAAATAACTGATTGAACCCTGACTAGTCAGTGTTAGTAAGCGACCAATACCGGCAGGCAGACTGGCTGCGATACCGGCAGTAATAATCAGCGAAATACCATTACCAATACCACGTTCTGTAATCTGCTCACCAAGCCACATAAGAAACATGGTTCCGGTAACCAGACACACCATGGTAGTCAAATAAAATTCAAACTGGCCAGATACCACTACATTTTGTTGATAAACAAATGCTGCAGCACCGAAACTTTGTAGAGTAGCCAACAATACAGTGCCATAACGCGTATATTTCGTCAAAGTCCGACGTCCAGCTTCACCTTCCTTTTTGAGTGCTTTCAGGGAAGGGATAATTTCAGAAGCCAGCTGTACAATAATTGAAGCTGAAATATATGGCATAACACCAATTGCAAAGATACTGAACCGTTGCAGAGAACCGCCGGAAAACATATTGAGCATGCTCAATATGCCTCCGCCGGCACTTTCATACAGTTTGGTCAAAGCAGCACCATCCACACCGGGCACTGGAATATGCGATCCGATGCGGAATACAACCAACGCACCAAGCAAAAATAACAGACGATTTTTTAAATCACCAAACTTTGAAAGTCCTGTTGCGGATTGCGGATTAGCCACTTGTTTCCTTGCCTTATTCTGCTACTTTACCACCGGCAGCTTCAATGGCCTGTTGCGCACCTTTGGTGGCTTTAATACCATTTAAAGTTACCGCCTTATCAATGTTGCCAGATGCAATAATTTTGACATTCAAGGCAGTTGCAGGTACCAATCCGGCCTGTTTCAATACCAGAACATCAATTTCGTTTACTGCAACTTTTGCCAGTTCATCCAGACGCACTTCAGCATTTAGATGAGCTGTCATAGATTTAAAGCCACGTTTCGGCAAGCGACGCTGCAAAGGCATTTGTCCGCCTTCGAAACCAACTTTATGATAACCACCTTTACGGCTTTTCTGACCTTTGTGCCCACGGCCACAGGTTTTGCCTAAACCACTGCCGATGCCACGACCCACGCGGCGAGCCGCATGTTTAGCACCTTCAGCAGGCTGAATGGTATTCAAAAGCATGTTACTTCTCCACTTTCAAAAGGTAGCTGATTTTGTTGATCATGCCACGATTTTCGGGGGTATCAAGCACTTCAACAGTATGCTCACGATGACGCAAACCTAAGCCACGTGCGCAGGCACGGTGAGCGGCAATAGTGCCAATCAAGCTTTTAACCAGTGTAATGCGTACGGTTTTCTGCTCACTCATGATCTGCTCCTAAAATTTCTTCTACGGTCAGGCCACGTTTGGCAGCAATTTCAGCTGGTGTATACAGTCTAGACAAACCATCCAATGTTGCACGAACAATATTGTAAGGATTTGTTGAACCATGCACTTTAGCAGAGATATTATGAATACCCATTGCATCAAATACCAAACGCATCGGACCACCTGCTTTCACACCATTACCTTCTTTGGCAGGCTGCATGAATACGCGAGTAGCGCCATGACGACCGATTACTTCATGATGAATTGTACGGCCATTTAATGGCACTTTAATCATGTTACGACGCGCATGATCCATGGCTTTCTGTACAGCAACAGGAACCTCTTTAGATTTACCTTTGCCCATACCGATGCGACCATCGCCATCACCTACTACGGTTAAAGCTGAAAAAGCCATAATGCGGCCACCTTTAACCACTTTGGTCACACGGTTTACGGCAACCATCTTTTCGATCAGGCCGTCACCGCGTTCTTCAGTTTCGTGTTTTGCCATATTTCTGGTCTCCAGTTTATTAGAAGCTTAAGCCGTTTTCACGGGCTGCCTCAGCCAAGGCTTTAACGCGACCATGGTATTGAAAACCTGAACGGTCAAATGCCACTGCTTCAATGCCGGCTGCTTTAGCTTTTTCAGCAATGCGTTTGCCAACCACTACAGCAGCGTCTACATTGCTGCCGTATTTGATGCTGGCACGCACATCAGCCTCAAGAGTAGAAGCCTGAGCCAATACTCGATCACCTTCAGCGCTAATAACCTGGGCATAAATGTGATTATTGGTACGAAAAACGCACAATCTCACTTTGTTCAGGGCTGCAATTTTGGCACGGGTTTTACGTGCACGACGCAGTCTTGCTACATTTTTATCCATCAGTGAGCCTCAATTATTTTTTCTTGGTTTCTTTAATAACGACACGCTCATCAGCATATCGTACACCTTTACCTTTATAAGGTTCAGGCGGACGGAATCCACGAATTTCAGCAGCAACTTGCCCTACTACCTGTTTGTCAGCACCAGCAATGATAATTTCGGTAGCTGAAGGTGTAGTAGCTGTAATGCCTTCTGGCAATTCGTAATTAATCGGATGAGAGTAGCCCAAAGAAAGATTCAATACCTTTCCTTGAGCTTGAGCGCGATAGCCTACACCAATCAATTGCAGTTTTTTCTCAAAACCATTGCTTACACCAACAACCATGTTGTGCAGTAACGCACGCACGGTACCAGATAAAGCATTCGCTTTTGTACTGCTGTCGTTGGCAGTGATAACTAATTGTCCATCATTTAATGCTACATTTACTTCAGCATGCTGATGCAGGGACAGTTCGCCGTTTTTACCTTTAACAATGATAGCTTCTGGAGAGAACTTAACGTCAACGCCAGCCGGAACGACTACCGGATGTTTAGCAATTCGAGACATGTTTTCCCCTTAGGCAACCACGCATAACAACTCACCGCCGATACCATTGGCACGGGCTTTGCGGTCAGTCATTACACCTTTAGAAGTGCTCACAATCACAACGCCCAAACCATTCATTACTGAAGGAATGTCGTTGGAACCTTTATACACACGCAGACCAGGACGTGAAACGCGTTGAATGCGTTCAATCACAGGCTGACCAGCGTAGTATTTTAATTGTATTTCCAATGTCGCCTTGGTTTCGGTAGATACGGCAAAGTCTTCTACGTAACCTTCTTCTTTCAAAACTTTGGCAATAGCCACTTTCAGTTTGGAAGACGGCATGCTTACAGATGCTTTATTAGCACGCTGAGCATTACGAATACGGGTCAACATATCGGAAATAGGATCATGCATACTCATATTTTATACTCCTATTACCAGCTGGCTTTGATTACGCCCGGAATTTCACCACGCATGGCGATTTCACGGATTTTAGTACGGGCCAAGCCGAATTTACGGAAATTACCACGCGGACGACCTGTCAAAGCGCAGCGACGACGTTGACGAATCGGAGCAGCATTACGCGGAATAGCCTGCAGTTTCAATCGAGCCTGAAAATGCTCTTCATCAGTCGCATTGGCATCATTGATGATAGCGAAAATGGCTTCGCGTTTGGCAGCATATTTTTTTGCCAAAGCTTCGCGCTTCAGCTCACGATTAATAAGTGCTTTCTTAGCCATAATTAACCCTTAAACGGAAATTTGAACAGAGACAACAGTGCTTTGGCTTCTGCATCAGTTTTGGCAGTCGTGGTGATGGTAATATTCAGACCACGCAAAGCATCAATTTTGTCGTATTCAATTTCCGGGAAAATAATTTGTTCACGCACGCCCATGTTGTAGTTACCACGACCGTCAAATGATTTACCGTTTACGCCACGGAAGTCACGCACACGTGGTAGGGCAATGGCAATTAATCGATCCAGAAACTCATACATACGGTCACGGCGTAAAGTTACTTTACAACCGATTGGATAGTTATCACGGATTTTGAAACCCGCAATTGATTTACGTGCTACGGTTACTACCGGTTTCTGACCAGCAATTTTCTCTAAGTCACCAACTGCATGTTCCATTACTTTCTTATCGGCAACCGCTTCGCCCACACCCATATTCAGAGTGATTTTTTCAATACGCGGTACTTCCATAATAGATTTGTAACCGAACTGTTTGGTCAACTCAGGAACAACAGTGGTGTTATAAAAGTCTTTTAAACGAGCCATTGATTACTCCTTAAGCTCCCACGACAGCACCGGTAGATTTGTATACACGTGTACGTACTACTTTACCGTCTACAGTTTCTACTTTAATGCCTACGCGGTCAGCTTTTTGGGTTTCCGGATTGAAAATCGCTACATTGGAGATAGCCAATGGCGCATCTTTGGTAATTACACCACCTTCAATTCCACGCATGGGATTTGGTTTTTGGTGACGTTTTACGCGGTTCACACCATCAACAATCACCTTCTCACCGAGAACACGTACGACTTTACCCTGTTTGCCCTTATCTTTACCGGCAATGATGATCACCTGATCACCAGTTTTAATCTTTTTCATTGCAACCTCACTTACAGTACTTCAGGAGCCAATGAAACGATTTTCATGAATCGCTCAGTACGTAGCTCACGGGTTACCGGGCCAAAAATACGGGTACCAATTGGTTCCAATTTAGTATTCAACAGCACGGCTGCATTGTTATCAAACTTAATCAGTGCACCGTCATTACGACGTACACCTTTTGCTGTGCGAACAACTACAGCATTATATACATCGCCCTTTTTTACGCGACCACGAGGAGCTGCGTCTTTAACGGCCACTTTGATGATGTCGCCTACAGATGCGTAGCGACGCTTAGATCCACCTAATACTTTGATGCACATTACACGGCGTGCACCAGAGTTGTCAGCCACATCTAAGATGGTCTGCATTTGAATCATGTTATTACCTTTTAAAATCCAACTTAATTTACCGCTTTCAAACAGCCTATTACCTCTTTATGGCTGTTTGAAACCTTTAACGGTTCTAGTAAACCAGTCTTGGGTCCCGAAGGGAGAGTTCCGGCGAGCGCCGGAAACTTTCAGGAAACTGAAAGTTAAGGAACGAAGTTTACAGACAATATTGGATTGTCGCAATACTTCGTTCCCTAATTGCAGCACTTTGTTGTGTTAATTACACATTGCGTGCTTTTTCAATCAGCTCAGTTACAACCCAGCTTTTGGTTTTTGACATTGGGCGACCTTCGGAAATGACAACAACGTCACCAATACCGTATTGGTTTTGCTCATCGTGGGCATGGATTTTAGTCGAACGACGAATCACCTTACCATACAACGGGTGTTTTACTTTGCGTTCAACCAGTACGGTTACGGTTTTATCCATTTTGTCGCTCACGACTTTGCCCTGCAAAGTACGTACGTTTTTAGCTTCAGTCATTATTCACCATCCTTCTGATGCAAAATGGTTTTTACACGAGCAATATTACGACGCACTTTTTTCAGCTCACTGTTTTTACCCAGCTGGCCGGTGGCATGCTGCATACGCAATCCGAATTGCGCTTTCAGCAGGCCAACCAGTTCTTCGTTTAACTGCTCAACAGATTTGTCTTTCAATTCACTGGTTTTCATTATTGACCTACCTGGCGTTTAACAAATACGGTCTGAATCGGCAATTTGGCAGCAGCCAGCTCGAAAGCCTGACGAGCCAAAGTTTCATCTACACCGTCCATTTCGTAGAGCATTTTGCCCGGCTGAATTTCGGCGATGTAATATTCAACATTACCTTTACCGCCGCCCATACGAACCTGAATCGGTTTCTCGGTAATGGGTTTATCCGGGAATACACGAATCCAGATGCGACCGCCACGTTTGATATGACGAGTCATTGCTCGACGTGCTGCTTCAATTTGGCGTGCAGTCAGACGACCACGACCCACAGCTTTCAGACCAAAATCACCGAAGCTAACTTTATTGCCACGAGTAGCAATACCGGTATTGCGGCCTTTCTGCTGTTTGCGGTATTTCATTCTAGTTGGCTGCAGCATTTCGACCACCTGCCTTTCTGCTGTGTTTCTTTTCCTGTTCCGGCTTGGCCTGAATTTCACCTGGTGTCAGTTCACCTTTGTAAACCCAAACTTTTATACCGATGATGCCGTATGTGGTTTTGGCTTCGCTGGTTGCGTAGTCCACATTAGCACGCAGGGTATGCAGAGGCACACGACCTTCGCGATACCATTCGGTACGAGCAATTTCAATACCGTTTAATCGGCCGGAAGACATGATTTTGATACCTTTGGCACCAACACGCATGGCATTTTGCATAGCGCGTTTCATGGCACGGCGAAACATTACACGTTTTTCCAACTGGGCTGCAATATTATCAGCAATAATTTGCGCATCAATTTCCGGTTTACGTATTTCTTCGATGTTGACATGTACCGGCACACCCATGATTTTCTGCAAATCACGTTTTAATACTTCGATGTCTTCACCTTTTTTACCAATTACAATTCCTGGACGGGCACTATAAATGGTAATTCGTGCAGATTTAGCCGGACGCTCAATAACTACGCGACCAACAGAAGCATTAGCCAGTCGTTTGCGCAGAAAATTACGTACGTCAATATCTTCTTTCAGCACTTTGGAAAAGTCGCCGCTTTTGGCAAACCATTTGGAAGACCAATCTTTATTCACTGCCAGGCGAAAGCCTGTAGGGTTAATTTTTTGTCCCATCGCTTTTCCTTAGTTGCCCACAATCACGTTGATGTGACAAGTTTGTTTTTCGATGCGATTACCACGACCTTTGGCACGTGCCTGAAAACGTTTCAGGCTCGGACCTTTGTCGACATAAATGGTAACCACTTTCAATTCGTCAATATCAGCACCTTCGTTATGCTCGGCATTGGCCACAGCAGACTCCAGTACTTTTTTGATCAGCTCAGCACCCTTTTTAGGGCTGAATGTCAAAATATTCAACGCTTGGGCAATATCTTTGCCACGCACCAAGTCAGCAACAAGACGGGCTTTTTGCGCAGAAATGCGGGCATTTTTGTGTTGTGCACTAACTCTCATGTTTTATCCCTTATTTTTTAGCCTTCTTATCAGCCAGATGGCCTTTGAAGGTACGGGTCAATGAGAACTCACCCAATTTATGGCCTACCATGTTGTCGCTAATAAACACGGGCACGTGGGTACGGCCGTTGTGTACAGCGATGGTCAAACCGATAAAATCAGGCAGAATAGTGGAACGACGTGACCAGGTTTTAATCGGGCGCTTGTCGTTATTAGCACGAGCCGCATCGACTTTTTTCAGTAAATGCAGGTCGACATATGGGCCTTTTTTCAATGAACGAGCCATATCAGTTAACCTTTATTTGAGTAACGGCGGCGAACAATCATGTTGTTCGTGCGTTTATTACGACGAGTACGATAGCCTTTGGTCGGTGTACCCCATGGGCTAACCGGTTCGCGGGCTTCACCTGTACGACCTTCACCACCACCATGCGGGTGATCTACTGGGTTCATTACTACACCGCGAACGGTCGGACGAACACCGCGCCAGCGTTTGGCACCAGCTTTACCCAGTTTTTGCAGGCTTTGCTCTTCGTTGCCTACTTCACCAATAGTGGCACGGCAGTCAACGTGAATTTTTCGCACTTCACCAGAACGTAGACGCAACTGAGCATATACACCTTCTTTTGCAAGAAGTACGGCGGATGCGCCAGCGGAACGAGCAATCTGTGCGCCTTTACCCGGTTTCATTTCGATACAGTGCAGTGTAGTACCAACCGGAATATTGCGAATAGGCAGGTTGTTACCTGCTTTGATTGCAGCTTCGGAACCGGAAACCAGCACAGCACCAACCTGTACATTGCGCGGAGCAATGATATAACGGCGCTCACCATCGGCGAAGCACAACAAGGCAATATGCGCGGTACGGTTTGGGTCATACTCAATGCGTTCAACTTTAGCAGCGATACCGTCTTTGTCGTTACGTTTGAAGTCTACAACGCGGTAGTGATGCTTGTGACCACCACCTTTGTGGCGAGTGGTAATGCGACCACCGTGGTTACGGCCAGCAGTTGAAGACTGTTTTTCCAATAATGGTGCATATGGAGCACCTTTGTGCAAGCCTTCTGTTACCACGCGTACCATGCCGCGACGGCCAGCAGAAGTCGGCTTCATTTTAACAATAGCCATAGTGCTTATTCCTTATCTGCAGAAGCGGCAGCAGATTCAATGTCCAGCTCCTGACCAGCCGCAAGACTGACATAAGCTTTTTTCACATCACTGCGCTTACCGATGGTACGGCCAAAACGTTTATTTTTGCCTTTAATGATGGTGGTGGCTACTGAGTCCACTTTCACATTAAATAATAGTTCCACGGCTGCCTTGATTTCAGGCTTGGTGGCATTTGACAATACTTTAAACGTCATCTGGTTGCGTTTTTCAGCCAGCATGTTGCTTTTTTCAGAAACAACAGGAGCCAAGAGCACTTGCATTAAACGTTGTTGATTCATACCCATTGCTCCTCAAGTTGTGCAACTGCTGCTTTGGTAAGCACTACTTTCTTAAAGCGTAACAGATTGTACGGATCAGTTTGCTGTGCTTCCAAAACCAGTACATTTGGCAGGTTACGGCTGGACAGATAAACGTTTTCATCCAACTGTTTGGTGATGAACAGTACTTGTTCCATACCCAGATTTTTCACCTGTTCGGCAAAGGCTTTGGTTTTAGGTGTAGCAGCAGATAATTCGTCAATTACAAACAGGCGTTCATCACGTACCAGCTGAGACAGAATAGCTGCCATACCCGCACGGTACATCTTGCGATTTACTTTCTGGGTAAAGTTTTCATCTGGTTTATTTGGGAACGCACGGCCACCACTGCGCCACAGCGGAGAAGAAGTCATACCAGAACGGGCACGGCCAGTTCCTTTCTGACGCCATGGTTTTTTAGTGGAATGTTTTACTTCAGCACGAGTCAGCTGTGAACGGTTACCAGAGCGAGCATTAGCCAAAAAGGCCGTTACAAGCTGGTGAACCAGATCTTCATTGTATTCACGTGCAAACAATGCGTCAGAAGCAGCAACCGCACCTGCAACCTGACCTTGAGCATCAATTAATTTCAGTTCCATTACGCACCTACCTTCACGCTCGGACGCACGACAACGTTGCTGTTAACCGCACCGGGCACCGCACCTTTCACCAGCAGCAGCTGACGTTCGGTATCTACGCGCACGATTTCGAGATTCTGAATGGTGGATTTAACGTTACCGTACTGACCAGCCATACGTTTACCCGGGAATACGCGACCCGGATCCTGCGCCATACCAGTTGAACCAGGTACGCGATGAGAACGGGAGTTACCGTGAGAAGCACGCTGAGAACCAAAATTGTGACGTTTGATGGTGCCAGAAAAGCCTTTACCTTTGCTGGTACCAGTGACATCAATCAACTGACCTGCTGCAAACATGCCGACATTGATTTCAGCACCTGCAGACAATTCAGCCAGTTTTTCAGCAGAAACAGCAAATTCAACCAAACCACGTCCGGCTTCAACACCAGCTTTGGCAAAGTGACCTGCCTGTGCCTTGCTTACGCGATTGGCTTTTTTCTGACCAAAAGTCACCTGTACGGCAGTGTAGCCGTCGGTAGCTTCGGATTTGAGTTGAGTGACGCGGTTAGCAGACATATCCAGTACGGTTACTGGAACGGATGCGCCGTTCTCATCGAACACGCGCGTCATGCCTACTTTGCGCCCAACCAGACCTAAAGTCATAGTTATTTCCTTTTATAAAGGGACCAATTACGATTGATTGGCCTCGCACAAATAAAGAATCTTGCCGACGTAAAATCGGCAAGATTGTGATAATATCATGTTTATTCTGCTTGAATCAATTTTTTATGTAACTAAAGCACGGATTTTTAGGTAAAAACAACGATTACGCCTTACTGATAAAGTCTAGATTGGGTTTAGACGTTTTATCGTCATGAAATATCAATCGTTTAGCTGCATTTTTTGTTTGTTAGCAGATGTCATTTGCTTAATTCATCTGTGATATTTTGCAGAAAACGCAACCTCTCTGGTTTTAGCTTACCTTCAGCTAATGCTTGCTTGAGAGCGCAGCCCGGCTCCTGACGGTGGGTGCAATTATGAAACCGGCATTGACCGATATAAGAACGCATATCAGGAAAGTAATGCAGCAAATCGCCTGTATGTAAATAATGCAGCCCAAATGCCTGCAACCCGGGTGAATCGATTAACTGACTCTCAGTATTGAGATCATATAACTGCGCATGAGTTGTGGTATGACGTCCGGAATCCAGCGCAGATGAAATCGTACCCACCCGAGCCTGCTCTTTACCCAGAAGGGCATTGGTTAAAGTAGATTTACCCATACCGGACTGTCCTAGCAGGATAGCACATTCACCCTGTAAATGTTCACGCAATAGAGTTATATCATTCAGAGCGCTGATGTTGATTACCTTATAGCCGAGGCTCTGATAATAAGATAGTTTTACCAACCATTCAGCATTCTGAGGTAAGTCAGCCTTATTTAAGATAATCAGTGGCGTTATGTCGGCCGCTTCAGCAGCCAGCAATGCCCGCTGCAACAGCAATTCACTTGGTGTAGGTACCGCCGCCAGCACTATTAGCATCAGAGTAACATTGGCTGCTATAAGCTTAGTGCGTGTTGCATCCTGACGGTATAGCAGGCTGCGACGGGGTAAATAATCTTCAATCACGGCTTGTTGTTGGTTAATATGTCCGATATGCACAATATCACCGCAAGCAAAATCTATTCTTTTTTTTCGGGTAGTAGCCTCGTACATTTTTCCGGCGGCAGTACGCACCTGAAAACGCCGACCGAAACTGGTAACAATTTGCGCCGTTAATAACTTATCCGTCTGCTGCACCATTCCTAATGTCCTAATGTGCCTTTATTGCTGTCTGAAGTGCCGCAATACGTTCTCGTGCACCAGGATGAGAATCATAAAAGCGAGAATACCAGATATCTGAGACGAGACTGGCAGCATTGCTACGGTAGAGTTTGGTCAGCGCCTGAATTAAATCCTCAGCATGGGCATATTTAGCTGCAAACCGGTCGGCTTCAAATTCATTTTTACGAGACAAAACACTTGCCAGTGGTGAAAATGGGAAAGTAAACAGTGGTAGCACCAGCATAAACAATAATAAGGCCATGGCATGACTGGGCTCATGCACACCCAGCCCCAGATAAAAACCCGCCTGGGGCAATAGCCAACTTAAAACCGCAAATACAATTAAGGCAAGTATAAAAGTAACAATCATTTGCTTGAATACATGCTTGTGAGCAAAATGTCCTAATTCGTGCGCCAGCACGGCTTCAACTTCGTTTACTTGCATATCTTTTAGAAGGGTATCAAAAAATACAATGCGCTTGTGCTTCCCAAGACCTGTAAAGTATGCATTCCCATGTCCGCTACGTTTGGATCCATCCATGACAAAAATTCCATCACTGTGAAAGCCTGTACGTTGTAGCAGATTTTCGATACGAGCACGCATGACATCATCTTGTAATGGTTCAAATTTATTGAATAATGGAGCAATCCATTTAGGAAATGCCCACATCAATAATAAAGAAAAACTTACCCAAACCAGCCAAACCACAAGCCACCATGCACCCCCAAACCAGTTTGCTGCAATCAGAATCTGCATGATTAATAGTATGATGTACAGCAAAGGTAACCCAACAATAATAGCTAGCAAACATCCTTTGAATTGATCAGCAATAAATGTAGCTAGTGTCATTTTGTTAAAACCGAATTTAGCTTCAAGGCAAAAGCTGCGATACCATGCCAATGGCCAGCCCAATACCATATTCACCAGTGCAAACAAACCAATTAACAAAATTCCTTGTACTATATCGTGGTGTGTCCACTTTTGACTTAGACGTGCCAACAAATCTAACCCGCCGCCAAGTGTAAACACCAATAGCAACAATGCCT
This portion of the Snodgrassella alvi genome encodes:
- the rplB gene encoding 50S ribosomal protein L2, producing MAIVKMKPTSAGRRGMVRVVTEGLHKGAPYAPLLEKQSSTAGRNHGGRITTRHKGGGHKHHYRVVDFKRNDKDGIAAKVERIEYDPNRTAHIALLCFADGERRYIIAPRNVQVGAVLVSGSEAAIKAGNNLPIRNIPVGTTLHCIEMKPGKGAQIARSAGASAVLLAKEGVYAQLRLRSGEVRKIHVDCRATIGEVGNEEQSLQKLGKAGAKRWRGVRPTVRGVVMNPVDHPHGGGEGRTGEAREPVSPWGTPTKGYRTRRNKRTNNMIVRRRYSNKG
- the rplC gene encoding 50S ribosomal protein L3, which translates into the protein MTLGLVGRKVGMTRVFDENGASVPVTVLDMSANRVTQLKSEATDGYTAVQVTFGQKKANRVSKAQAGHFAKAGVEAGRGLVEFAVSAEKLAELSAGAEINVGMFAAGQLIDVTGTSKGKGFSGTIKRHNFGSQRASHGNSRSHRVPGSTGMAQDPGRVFPGKRMAGQYGNVKSTIQNLEIVRVDTERQLLLVKGAVPGAVNSNVVVRPSVKVGA
- the rplV gene encoding 50S ribosomal protein L22; the protein is MRVSAQHKNARISAQKARLVADLVRGKDIAQALNILTFSPKKGAELIKKVLESAVANAEHNEGADIDELKVVTIYVDKGPSLKRFQARAKGRGNRIEKQTCHINVIVGN
- the rplD gene encoding 50S ribosomal protein L4; protein product: MELKLIDAQGQVAGAVAASDALFAREYNEDLVHQLVTAFLANARSGNRSQLTRAEVKHSTKKPWRQKGTGRARSGMTSSPLWRSGGRAFPNKPDENFTQKVNRKMYRAGMAAILSQLVRDERLFVIDELSAATPKTKAFAEQVKNLGMEQVLFITKQLDENVYLSSRNLPNVLVLEAQQTDPYNLLRFKKVVLTKAAVAQLEEQWV
- the rpsS gene encoding 30S ribosomal protein S19 → MARSLKKGPYVDLHLLKKVDAARANNDKRPIKTWSRRSTILPDFIGLTIAVHNGRTHVPVFISDNMVGHKLGEFSLTRTFKGHLADKKAKK
- the rplW gene encoding 50S ribosomal protein L23, producing MNQQRLMQVLLAPVVSEKSNMLAEKRNQMTFKVLSNATKPEIKAAVELLFNVKVDSVATTIIKGKNKRFGRTIGKRSDVKKAYVSLAAGQELDIESAAASADKE
- a CDS encoding M48 family metallopeptidase; translation: MAFYLSAQTVYLLFLLFFVSTTCGQLYLSIRQSKAVLAHRSRVPAAFLANVSLDEHQKAADYTLAKQRLARYEILFQALLLLVFTLGGGLDLLARLSQKWTHHDIVQGILLIGLFALVNMVLGWPLAWYRSFCLEAKFGFNKMTLATFIADQFKGCLLAIIVGLPLLYIILLIMQILIAANWFGGAWWLVVWLVWVSFSLLLMWAFPKWIAPLFNKFEPLQDDVMRARIENLLQRTGFHSDGIFVMDGSKRSGHGNAYFTGLGKHKRIVFFDTLLKDMQVNEVEAVLAHELGHFAHKHVFKQMIVTFILALIVFAVLSWLLPQAGFYLGLGVHEPSHAMALLLFMLVLPLFTFPFSPLASVLSRKNEFEADRFAAKYAHAEDLIQALTKLYRSNAASLVSDIWYSRFYDSHPGARERIAALQTAIKAH
- the rsgA gene encoding ribosome small subunit-dependent GTPase A, which gives rise to MVQQTDKLLTAQIVTSFGRRFQVRTAAGKMYEATTRKKRIDFACGDIVHIGHINQQQAVIEDYLPRRSLLYRQDATRTKLIAANVTLMLIVLAAVPTPSELLLQRALLAAEAADITPLIILNKADLPQNAEWLVKLSYYQSLGYKVINISALNDITLLREHLQGECAILLGQSGMGKSTLTNALLGKEQARVGTISSALDSGRHTTTHAQLYDLNTESQLIDSPGLQAFGLHYLHTGDLLHYFPDMRSYIGQCRFHNCTHRQEPGCALKQALAEGKLKPERLRFLQNITDELSK